A segment of the Plectropomus leopardus isolate mb unplaced genomic scaffold, YSFRI_Pleo_2.0 unplaced_scaffold22032, whole genome shotgun sequence genome:
ttGATCCAAAAGTTCGTCCTCTGAGGAACGAATGCAGAACTTTAACTTTAACCGCAATCTGCTCGCTTTATTTTGGTAAAGTTCCTCGTCCTCTGACTGCTTCCTGTCTTGTTTTTGGAACCTCTCCAGAATACATGAACAACGTCCTGGCGAGCGGCGAAGTCTCCAACCTGTTCGCCCGCGACGAGCTGGACGACATCACTCAGGATCTGGTTCCCGTCATGAAGCGGCAGCACCCTCGCCGACCTCCGACCCCCGAGAACCTCTACGACTACTTCCTGTCCCGGGTGCGGAGCCACCTCCACGTGGTGCTCTGCTTCTCGCCCGTCGGGGAAAAGTTTCGCACTCGCGCCTTGAAGGTGAGTCCAAGGACGTGAGATCAAGCGCACGAGGCGACGCTCTGGTGAGATTGACGATTTGATGTGTAttctctgacctttgaccctgacAGTTCCCGGGCCTGATATCGGGCTGCACCGTGGACTGGTTCCAGCGCTGGCCGCGGGACGCCCTGGTGGCCGTGTCGCATCACTTCCTGTCCCAGTACCAGGACCTCCGCTGCTCCGAGGACGTGAGGCAGAGCGTTGTGGTTACCATGGGAACCTTCCAGGTAGAGCTCGCCATGacatcgtgtgtgtgtgacatcatcGTCGGCGTGTCGATCACGTGACCTCCTCCGTCCCTGCAGGACCTGGTGGCCGAGAAGTGCGGCGAGTACTTCGAGCGTTTCC
Coding sequences within it:
- the LOC121965866 gene encoding dynein axonemal heavy chain 5-like produces the protein SYSCSNLLEDLKTLYRIAGQQGKGVTFLFTDNDIKDEAFLEYMNNVLASGEVSNLFARDELDDITQDLVPVMKRQHPRRPPTPENLYDYFLSRVRSHLHVVLCFSPVGEKFRTRALKFPGLISGCTVDWFQRWPRDALVAVSHHFLSQYQDLRCSEDVRQSVVVTMGTFQDLVAEKCGEYFERFRRQTFVTPKSYLSFIDSYMVIYAQKIANVGTLAERMKT